Proteins from a genomic interval of Sphingobacterium lactis:
- a CDS encoding DUF4136 domain-containing protein has translation MKHIWSVMLVGVLLVFASCSGYKYNTTKVQSLDFSQYKTYGWLPPVDSLSKNYFNNDIARDNIMSTANRELAARGLTYSKENPDVLFRYITIVNNKSRMVYGHSGWGFGGPWGYYSPWWGYGWGMGGSYPVAKEKVRYSHLIIEARDRRTNSVVWQARGSGQIKTPEASINNLPEVVQGIFKEYPAK, from the coding sequence ATGAAACATATATGGTCTGTTATGCTCGTGGGGGTTCTTTTGGTTTTTGCCTCCTGTAGCGGCTACAAATACAATACAACAAAAGTCCAAAGCTTGGATTTTTCGCAATATAAAACCTACGGATGGTTGCCACCGGTAGATTCGCTATCGAAAAACTACTTTAATAACGATATCGCTCGCGACAACATTATGTCTACCGCAAATAGAGAATTAGCGGCGCGTGGTTTAACCTACAGCAAGGAAAACCCAGATGTACTCTTCCGTTACATTACGATCGTGAATAATAAAAGTCGCATGGTATATGGCCATTCAGGCTGGGGATTTGGTGGTCCTTGGGGTTATTACAGCCCATGGTGGGGCTATGGTTGGGGCATGGGTGGATCTTACCCTGTGGCTAAGGAAAAGGTCCGTTATTCACACCTGATCATCGAAGCTCGCGACCGTAGAACCAATTCCGTTGTATGGCAGGCACGTGGTTCTGGACAGATCAAAACTCCGGAAGCATCTATTAACAACCTACCGGAAGTGGTACAGGGAATCTTTAAGGAGTATCCTGCGAAATAA
- a CDS encoding GNAT family N-acetyltransferase, whose translation MDIQIRKALESDLDTLLTFEEGVVSAERPFDSTLKEGKIHYYDLLDLINSDLAELVVATYQEEIIGSGYAKILKAAPKNKFSAYAYLGFMFVKPSFRGKGVNKLIIEKLFAWAKSRDVKEVRLEVYDENIAAKKSYEKVGFKPLVLEMRLGIN comes from the coding sequence ATGGATATACAAATTCGTAAAGCACTGGAATCTGACTTGGATACGCTATTAACCTTTGAGGAGGGTGTCGTGTCGGCTGAAAGACCATTTGATAGTACCCTAAAAGAGGGCAAAATTCATTATTATGATCTGCTTGATCTGATCAATTCGGATCTGGCTGAGCTGGTGGTAGCAACTTATCAAGAAGAAATTATTGGTTCTGGGTATGCAAAAATCCTGAAAGCAGCTCCTAAAAATAAATTTTCCGCCTATGCCTATTTGGGATTCATGTTTGTCAAGCCCTCTTTTCGAGGAAAGGGCGTCAATAAACTCATCATTGAAAAATTATTTGCCTGGGCCAAATCCAGGGATGTGAAAGAGGTCAGATTGGAGGTGTATGATGAAAATATCGCTGCCAAGAAATCGTATGAGAAAGTTGGATTTAAACCGCTGGTACTGGAAATGAGGCTGGGAATTAACTGA
- a CDS encoding gliding motility lipoprotein GldB: MIKYTVFTSLFLVFALLFSSCGSKNKKPDVSEIELDIQIERFDREFAQLNVASIGAKNREWIKKYGSFYSDYMIHMLQVGSPIDTLYMGELLKGLIAQEDFKALAAAVGEKYPDMKPQEEELTQAFKYLKHDFPDYEVPRIISFFSGFSIQLPIGEDYIGIGLDMFLGENARFYPELETVIPKYVIRRFAPEYIVPRVMETVIREELLQESSKDVTGLQLMIYEGKVLYALDALLDRPEEVKIGYTEAQLTWAKSHEDEIWAHFVKQKVLDNNKIPALEPYFAEAENTPEFGAESAPKLGSYIGWQIVRRYMEKHPDVSLKRLFTMDDALVILQGSDYGRK; this comes from the coding sequence ATGATAAAATATACTGTTTTTACCTCATTATTCCTCGTATTTGCCCTTCTTTTTTCCTCCTGTGGATCGAAAAACAAAAAACCTGATGTTTCCGAAATTGAACTTGATATTCAGATTGAACGGTTTGATCGGGAGTTTGCTCAATTGAACGTGGCATCCATCGGGGCAAAGAATCGGGAATGGATCAAGAAATATGGTTCATTTTATTCAGACTACATGATCCATATGTTGCAGGTCGGCAGTCCGATCGACACGCTGTATATGGGTGAGTTATTGAAAGGTCTCATTGCTCAAGAGGACTTTAAGGCATTGGCCGCCGCAGTAGGGGAGAAATACCCGGATATGAAGCCGCAGGAAGAAGAACTTACCCAAGCTTTCAAATACCTGAAGCATGATTTTCCGGATTACGAAGTCCCACGTATCATTTCCTTCTTTTCAGGTTTCTCTATCCAATTGCCGATCGGCGAAGATTACATTGGCATTGGATTGGATATGTTCCTGGGAGAGAATGCACGCTTTTACCCGGAATTGGAAACTGTGATTCCCAAATACGTCATTCGGCGTTTTGCGCCGGAATATATCGTGCCCCGTGTGATGGAAACCGTAATTCGGGAGGAGTTACTGCAGGAGAGCAGTAAAGATGTGACGGGACTGCAATTGATGATCTACGAAGGTAAGGTGCTCTACGCATTGGATGCGCTATTGGATCGGCCGGAAGAAGTGAAAATTGGGTATACGGAAGCACAGTTGACTTGGGCAAAGAGTCATGAGGATGAAATCTGGGCCCATTTTGTAAAACAGAAAGTACTTGATAACAACAAGATCCCAGCATTGGAGCCCTACTTTGCGGAGGCCGAAAATACGCCGGAATTTGGTGCAGAATCGGCGCCGAAATTGGGGAGTTACATCGGTTGGCAGATCGTGCGTCGGTACATGGAAAAGCACCCAGACGTTAGCCTGAAGCGACTGTTCACCATGGATGATGCGCTGGTGATCCTGCAGGGATCAGATTACGGAAGAAAATAA
- a CDS encoding thioredoxin family protein gives MTEPRVNWLTFEQLEDSLAVQPKPVLLFFHTEWCSYCKKMMRENFTNESVVNSINQNYYAVEFDAESVQEVAFEGLVLKNESRQKRTGQYHDLVKLLLGKNKRPTFPFTILLNADFSVKSTNFNYLSVKQILKIL, from the coding sequence ATGACCGAACCAAGGGTGAATTGGTTAACGTTTGAACAGCTTGAAGACAGTTTGGCGGTGCAACCCAAACCCGTTCTCTTGTTCTTTCATACCGAGTGGTGCAGCTATTGCAAGAAGATGATGCGGGAGAACTTCACTAATGAAAGCGTAGTGAACAGCATCAACCAAAACTATTATGCGGTAGAATTTGATGCGGAATCGGTCCAAGAGGTGGCTTTTGAAGGACTTGTCTTAAAAAACGAAAGCAGGCAAAAAAGAACCGGTCAGTACCATGATCTAGTAAAATTGCTCTTGGGGAAAAATAAAAGACCAACCTTTCCGTTTACAATCCTCTTAAACGCAGACTTCTCCGTAAAATCCACAAATTTTAATTACCTAAGTGTTAAGCAAATATTAAAAATTTTATAA
- a CDS encoding NAD+ synthase, giving the protein MKIALSQLNYHIGNFEENNHKIISSIQEAKSAGAELIVFAELAVAGYPAKDLLRNNHFLQRCYDSLQEIAAACQDIACIIGAPVPNADGEGKPLYNTAVLLESGAVQTIVKKSLLPDYDVFDEYRYFEPNKQVSCINFKGKTIALTICEDLWDDDGPNSYVGDIMQELAKEHPDLIINIAASPFSYTHFDSRKNVLGRNVIKAGAPLLYVNQVGAHADIVFDGRSLAFNKKAEPILEMAPFAEDLAYVHFDNNDLQADQPYVSRETTEISLIHDALILGLKDYFRKSGFKTAVLGLSGGLDSALVAALACEALGPENVLAVLMPSIYSSDHSLKDALDLVNNTGCKHHIIPIKDIAASFEGTLSEIFAGRNPDTTEENIQARTRGTLLMAISNKFGNILLNTSNKSEAAVGYGTLYGDMAGSLSVIGDVYKTQAFELARYMNREREIIPINTIVKPPSAELRPDQKDSDSLPPYDLLDAVLFQLIEMEKSKEEVVQIGFDEALVSRIYKMLGNAEFKRFQAPPILRVSPKAFGPGRSMPLVAKYSF; this is encoded by the coding sequence ATGAAAATTGCCTTATCACAGTTAAACTACCATATCGGAAATTTCGAAGAGAACAATCATAAAATCATTAGCAGCATCCAGGAAGCAAAATCTGCCGGCGCCGAGCTGATCGTATTCGCGGAGCTGGCTGTTGCGGGGTACCCGGCGAAGGATCTGCTCCGTAACAACCATTTTTTGCAACGCTGCTACGATAGCCTTCAGGAAATAGCTGCAGCATGTCAGGATATTGCCTGTATTATCGGTGCCCCCGTGCCGAATGCCGATGGCGAAGGGAAACCGCTCTATAATACGGCCGTACTACTCGAAAGTGGGGCTGTACAAACCATTGTCAAGAAAAGTCTCTTACCGGATTACGATGTGTTTGACGAATATCGATACTTTGAACCGAATAAACAGGTCAGTTGCATCAATTTCAAAGGAAAAACCATTGCGCTGACCATCTGCGAAGACCTTTGGGATGATGATGGCCCCAACTCCTATGTAGGGGATATCATGCAGGAACTGGCCAAGGAGCACCCCGATTTGATCATCAACATTGCCGCCTCTCCGTTTTCCTATACGCATTTCGACAGCCGAAAGAATGTTTTGGGCAGGAATGTGATTAAAGCAGGAGCACCGCTACTCTATGTGAACCAGGTAGGTGCACACGCAGACATCGTTTTTGATGGCCGATCTCTAGCCTTCAATAAAAAAGCAGAACCTATTCTGGAAATGGCTCCCTTTGCGGAGGATCTAGCCTATGTCCATTTTGACAATAACGACCTGCAAGCGGATCAGCCGTATGTCAGTCGCGAAACAACAGAAATATCGTTGATTCATGATGCCTTGATCTTGGGGTTGAAGGATTATTTCCGCAAGTCCGGATTCAAGACTGCGGTTTTGGGATTATCGGGTGGTCTGGACTCGGCCTTAGTTGCTGCTTTGGCTTGTGAAGCATTGGGCCCTGAAAATGTTTTGGCGGTTTTGATGCCGTCCATTTATTCTTCTGACCATTCCCTAAAGGATGCCCTCGATTTGGTCAACAATACGGGATGTAAGCACCATATCATTCCTATCAAAGATATTGCAGCTTCCTTTGAAGGGACTTTATCGGAGATCTTTGCCGGTCGCAATCCCGATACCACCGAGGAAAATATTCAGGCGCGGACGCGCGGAACGCTGTTAATGGCTATTTCCAATAAATTCGGTAATATCCTGCTCAACACATCCAATAAGAGCGAAGCAGCTGTCGGATACGGCACGTTATACGGCGATATGGCCGGCTCCCTATCCGTCATCGGCGATGTATATAAAACGCAGGCCTTCGAATTGGCCCGATACATGAACAGGGAAAGGGAAATCATTCCGATCAATACCATCGTAAAACCACCATCCGCAGAGTTACGGCCAGACCAGAAGGACTCCGATTCGCTACCTCCTTATGATCTGTTGGATGCCGTTCTATTCCAATTGATCGAGATGGAGAAATCCAAGGAAGAAGTGGTTCAAATAGGGTTTGATGAGGCTTTAGTATCGCGCATCTATAAGATGCTCGGCAATGCGGAGTTTAAGCGTTTCCAAGCCCCTCCTATTCTGCGGGTTAGCCCGAAAGCCTTTGGGCCGGGCCGGTCCATGCCTTTGGTCGCAAAATATTCATTCTAG
- a CDS encoding FKBP-type peptidyl-prolyl cis-trans isomerase, whose amino-acid sequence MKNIKLLVVALLAVFTVSSCMDNNDVGPTGPTYEQEMKRRDSTLNAQKDDLEAYAKANFTNPKEDTTYGIWYEVINTPEKTYDYVKSGQGWVPVVAQLKYKGELMDKTVFDDEQTTTQFLIVNPSSTTGGVIPAWLIAFYPQSDNKSNIQGLLKDGLQPGQKIRFITSSIWGYDNATGIDKIPANSPLVFTLDVSSVKSQY is encoded by the coding sequence ATGAAAAACATCAAATTACTCGTAGTGGCATTATTGGCCGTATTCACTGTTTCATCGTGTATGGATAATAATGATGTTGGTCCGACTGGCCCAACGTACGAACAGGAAATGAAACGTAGGGACTCTACTTTAAACGCTCAGAAAGACGATCTAGAAGCATATGCAAAAGCAAACTTTACCAATCCAAAGGAGGATACTACATACGGGATCTGGTACGAAGTGATTAATACACCGGAAAAAACATACGACTATGTGAAATCTGGACAAGGTTGGGTTCCAGTAGTTGCACAATTGAAATATAAAGGTGAGCTTATGGACAAAACTGTTTTTGATGATGAGCAAACAACCACGCAGTTTTTGATCGTTAATCCTTCATCTACAACTGGTGGTGTGATTCCTGCATGGTTGATCGCTTTCTACCCACAATCTGATAATAAAAGTAATATTCAGGGATTATTGAAAGATGGTTTGCAACCGGGTCAAAAAATCAGATTCATCACTTCATCCATTTGGGGTTATGATAATGCAACTGGGATTGATAAAATTCCTGCAAACTCTCCACTGGTTTTCACATTAGATGTATCTTCAGTAAAGAGCCAATACTAG